A section of the Veillonella criceti genome encodes:
- a CDS encoding ExbD/TolR family protein, whose translation MFKEFGMKRKPTFMIVPMIDIIFFLLVFFMMNSLQTVAQKSLDVQLPKAQAAVQQKQVPVIITLDTAGHIVIDGKPLSFDDAKGILTNKAQDNPSLAVVLQADTRAAHGQVVAIMDMVRSAGIKKFSIGATNK comes from the coding sequence ATGTTTAAAGAATTTGGTATGAAGCGTAAGCCTACATTTATGATTGTTCCTATGATAGATATCATCTTTTTCCTACTGGTATTTTTTATGATGAATAGCCTTCAAACCGTAGCGCAAAAATCGCTAGATGTACAATTGCCTAAAGCGCAAGCGGCAGTACAACAAAAACAAGTGCCTGTTATTATTACGCTTGATACAGCGGGGCATATTGTGATTGATGGGAAACCGCTTAGTTTTGACGATGCGAAAGGGATATTGACGAATAAAGCGCAAGATAATCCGTCATTAGCTGTCGTGCTACAAGCTGATACGCGAGCTGCTCATGGACAAGTTGTAGCTATTATGGATATGGTCCGCAGTGCAGGAATTAAGAAGTTTTCCATTGGGGCCACCAACAAATGA
- a CDS encoding helix-turn-helix transcriptional regulator has translation MQVSESIRDHMQDSGTQLLEVWQNQKIYERKEASGHARMISRSVFDGIDIVYNDVVMEEIHHNAKPIAGLFEIHFCQDGRIECSFENGKCLYMNGGDISLGWKSCDSFRHSSYFPTGFYKGLSLAVYVPKAQLAVDAFVGKNSIDLEDICNRFCAEGDFGLVKDTGRLKELFMDLYKIPDCLPDVYLRVKCVEIFVLLGTLTSVTDTERIYFERGQVDTIKQVHDELIADLGNHHTIEALAERHRISMTALKRCFKGVYGITIYQYVKRCRMRLAAKDLVESNDTILSIANRWGYENGSKFSGAFKQIMGCNPREYRMKNKMS, from the coding sequence ATGCAAGTATCGGAGTCAATTCGTGATCATATGCAGGATTCAGGTACGCAATTATTAGAAGTGTGGCAGAATCAAAAAATATATGAGCGTAAAGAGGCCTCAGGCCATGCGCGAATGATTAGTCGGTCTGTATTTGATGGGATAGATATTGTTTACAATGATGTAGTTATGGAAGAGATACATCATAATGCTAAACCGATAGCAGGGTTATTTGAAATTCATTTTTGTCAGGATGGGCGTATTGAGTGTTCATTTGAAAATGGGAAATGTTTGTATATGAATGGTGGCGATATTTCATTAGGTTGGAAAAGTTGTGATTCGTTTCGCCATTCATCATATTTTCCAACTGGTTTTTACAAAGGGCTATCGCTAGCTGTATATGTACCGAAGGCACAGCTCGCTGTGGATGCTTTTGTAGGAAAAAATAGTATTGATTTAGAAGATATTTGCAATCGCTTTTGTGCAGAGGGTGATTTTGGATTAGTTAAAGATACAGGTCGTTTAAAAGAGTTATTTATGGACTTATATAAAATTCCAGACTGCTTGCCGGATGTATATTTACGTGTAAAATGTGTGGAAATTTTTGTATTATTGGGCACATTAACAAGCGTTACAGATACTGAACGTATTTATTTTGAACGAGGCCAAGTGGATACCATTAAGCAAGTCCATGATGAATTAATTGCTGATTTAGGCAATCATCATACGATTGAAGCCTTAGCTGAACGCCATCGTATTTCTATGACCGCTTTAAAGCGTTGTTTTAAGGGAGTGTATGGCATAACAATTTATCAATATGTGAAACGATGTCGTATGCGTTTGGCAGCTAAGGATTTAGTGGAATCCAATGACACGATTTTGTCGATTGCTAATCGTTGGGGCTATGAAAACGGTAGTAAGTTTTCAGGGGCCTTTAAACAGATTATGGGATGTAATCCACGAGAATATCGGATGAAAAATAAAATGTCCTAA
- a CDS encoding energy transducer TonB — protein MEHVLTWKKAVIGSVSCHIVAGLALGIIGWHVSQMAVEEAYEIDLSIPLQEEQEIKKTVEFPKPLAMDEMVNRVTVATQNANPNAGGGGGGTPLATPTPVAPASVVAPGAGTMPIPGAREGNQTSFNGLGTGYNTEGGTVGDGLGSGEGSGVGSGNEAGVAPGEPFDTDGFWSAVNANKAYPPMAIRRNIEGDVTVEVTLDSSGNLVAADVVSSSNRLLAEAALSAVRSATPYNNPTGESITISVPVSFRLAD, from the coding sequence ATGGAACACGTTTTAACATGGAAAAAAGCAGTAATTGGCTCCGTTAGCTGTCATATTGTGGCAGGATTGGCCTTGGGCATCATTGGTTGGCATGTGAGTCAAATGGCTGTAGAAGAGGCTTATGAGATTGATTTATCAATTCCATTGCAAGAAGAGCAGGAGATAAAAAAAACAGTGGAATTTCCTAAGCCCTTGGCAATGGATGAGATGGTAAATCGTGTGACGGTGGCGACACAAAATGCTAACCCTAATGCAGGTGGTGGCGGTGGTGGCACTCCTTTGGCTACTCCAACACCAGTAGCGCCTGCTTCCGTAGTGGCTCCAGGGGCAGGTACAATGCCTATTCCCGGTGCTCGAGAGGGGAATCAAACATCCTTTAATGGATTAGGGACTGGCTATAATACAGAGGGCGGCACGGTAGGTGACGGCTTAGGTTCAGGCGAAGGATCTGGTGTTGGCTCTGGGAATGAAGCGGGTGTAGCACCAGGGGAACCTTTTGATACGGATGGGTTTTGGAGTGCGGTAAATGCAAATAAAGCGTACCCGCCAATGGCTATTCGAAGAAATATTGAAGGGGATGTCACAGTAGAAGTTACATTAGATAGTAGTGGTAACTTAGTAGCGGCTGATGTGGTATCTTCGTCTAATCGTTTATTAGCAGAGGCGGCTCTGAGTGCGGTACGGAGTGCTACGCCTTATAATAATCCGACAGGGGAGAGCATTACAATTAGTGTACCGGTGAGTTTTAGATTGGCTGACTAA
- a CDS encoding MotA/TolQ/ExbB proton channel family protein gives MEGVTYIIDLFVTGGLVMYPLLILSLITVAIGIERWYFFRLNTKGGRGFSHGVYHSAKQADWHSVDELCQQYPLAISRVIHAGCSNRESEQTMKGAFMEQMTFEMSSFKQYLDFLSAIVTVAPLLGLLGTVTGMIGTFGVLDNGGGAAAITGGIGEALIATASGLCVAIIAFIIYTYFTHRLDQFVVRSEELCLTMVNAMKKEWN, from the coding sequence ATGGAAGGTGTAACCTATATTATTGATTTGTTTGTTACTGGTGGTTTAGTGATGTACCCATTGTTGATTCTCTCGTTGATTACGGTGGCGATAGGTATTGAGCGGTGGTACTTTTTCCGTTTAAACACTAAAGGCGGTCGAGGTTTTTCGCATGGTGTATACCATAGTGCTAAACAAGCGGATTGGCACAGTGTTGATGAACTTTGCCAACAGTATCCACTAGCTATCAGTCGTGTGATTCATGCTGGATGCAGTAATCGAGAATCAGAACAAACAATGAAAGGTGCCTTTATGGAGCAGATGACCTTTGAAATGTCGTCTTTTAAACAGTATTTAGATTTTTTAAGTGCTATCGTAACAGTGGCTCCTTTATTAGGTTTATTAGGTACTGTAACGGGCATGATTGGTACCTTTGGTGTCTTAGATAATGGTGGTGGGGCCGCTGCCATTACGGGGGGCATTGGCGAAGCGTTGATTGCAACGGCGTCTGGACTATGTGTAGCGATTATCGCCTTTATTATTTATACTTACTTTACACATCGGTTAGATCAATTTGTTGTCCGCTCTGAAGAGCTTTGCTTAACTATGGTAAATGCTATGAAAAAGGAGTGGAATTAA